The region TACTTAGAGATACCGGTGCACAACCCTGGCGCTGGATGGTTGGGGTAGAAGCCATCCCTGCATTTATCTATATTATTTTTGTAATTTTTATTCCTAAAAGTCCGCGTTGGTTAATCTCGAAGTCCAAAAATGAAGAAGCTGCCAAAATTCTTCAGGAAATTAATCCCGAAGCCGATCTTAAACAAAGAATGCTAGACATTCAAAAACAGTCTGAAAATCAGATTACAGGTGAAAATATATTTCTGAAAAAATATCGTTTCCCGTTAATCCTGGCATTTTTAGTAGCATTTTTTAATCAACTTTCGGGGATAAACGCTTTTCTTTATTACGCACCAAGAATTTTTGAATCGGCGGGTTTAGAGGCTAATACGGCGCTATTAAGCAGTATTGGAATAGGTGTGGTGAATTTGCTTTTTACTCTACTTGGTGTTTTTCTAATCGATAAAGTAGGAAGAAAACAACTGATGTTTGTTGGTTCTATAGGTTATATCGTCTCCTTATCTCTGGTAGCTGCAGCCTTCTTCCTAGATTGGGGCGGACTTTGGGTTCCAATTTTCCTTTTCTTATTTATCGCAGCACATGCTATTGGCCAGGGTGCAGTAATTTGGGTGTTTATTTCTGAAATATTCCCCAATCATTTAAGAGCATCAGGACAGGCATTTGGCTCCTCTACCCATTGGGTTTTAGCCGCGATTGTACCTTCTTTGGTGCCGGTGCTTTTTACAACCATTGGCCCGGGCTATGTATTCGCATTTTTTGCTTTTATGATGGTGCTTCAGCTTCTTTTTGTAATTTTTATGATGCCCGAGACGAAAGGAAAAACCCTGGAGGAACTTGGTGAAGAATTATCACTGGCAAGAGAATAATTTCAGTTAAAATATTGAAGAATACCATTAAAAAGAATTAAAATGAAACAACCTACGGCTGTTTGCTTCGGCGAGATATTATACGATGTTTTTCCAGACGGGAAGAGAATTGGAGGGGCTCCGCTTAATGTGGCTTCCAGGCTCTCGGGATTGGGAATTTCAACAGAAATGATTAGTAAAGTAGGTGATGATGAAAAAGGGAGAAAGCTAATTTCTTTCCTGGAATCTAAAAATATTAAAACTGAAAATATAGCCAAGGACGCTGAATATCCTACAGGAGTGGTGAACGTAAAACTTTCGGAAAGCGGTTCGGCTACCTATGAGATTACGCAGCCGGTAGCCTGGGATAAAATTCAAATTTCAGAAGAAATTAAAAATTCGGTACAGCAGGCAGATGCTTTTATCTTTGGAAGCCTGGTTTGCCGTGATAAGGTAAGTCGGGAAACACTTTTAGAACTTTTACCTGTAGCAAAGTATCGAATTTTTGATATTAATTTACGTCCCCCATATTATAAAAAAGAGGTTTTAATAAATCTTATGAATCAGGCAGATTTTATAAAATTCAATGATGACGAATTATTTGAAATTGCTGCATTACTTGGGTCCCCTTATAATTCTATAGAGCAAAATCTTCAATTTATTTCAGAGAAAACTAATACGAAAAACATTTGCATTACAAAAGGCCCTCACGGTGCACTTTTATTAAAAGATGGAGAACGTTTCTATAATAGTGGGTTTAAGGTAAAGGTAAAAGACACCGTAGGCGCGGGAGATTCATTTTTAGCAAGTTTAGTCGCAGGATTATTGAAAGAAGAAGAGCCCCAAAGTACACTGAATTTTGCTTGTGCCGTAGGTGCTTTGGTAGCCGGGGAAGAAGGCGCAAATCCAGAAATTTCTAAAGAGAGAATTCAAAAATTTATATTTCCGTATTAAAAGAAGCGATTTGACCTTATTTCTGAAAATACTAACTTGGATTTCTTTTTAAAAGAATATGCAGCAATTTGCCGATGTTTTTATGCCTCTCTCTATCGCCCTAATTATGTTGGGGATAGGTCTGGACCTTTGTATAAAAGATTTTAGAAGGGTTTTTGCGCACCCAAGAGCAATAATTACCGGCCTGTTGTCTCAAATATTTTTATTGCCACTTATTGCTTTTCTATTGATCTTTTTCTGGCCAATAGATCCTGTTTATAAAATTGGGATTATGTTGCTCGCGGGCTGTCCCGGGGGCACCGCTTCAAATCTTGTCACTAAAATGCTAAAAGGAAAGGTGGCGCTTTCGGTTTCGCTCACGGCCTTTAATAGTTTTATTATTTTATTCAGCATTCCGCTGGTAATTCAGTTTAGTTTTGCGGTTTTTGGAAATAACGGGGCAGCAGTAGAACTGAGTTTTGGGCAAACTATGGCCGATGTTTTATTGACGGTTATTTTGCCCGTGATGGCGGGAATTTTATTAAACGAGTTATTTGGGCATAAGTTTGGTGAAAAATTTCATAAAGCGTTACGTTATATTTTACCGGCCATAATGTTA is a window of Salegentibacter salegens DNA encoding:
- a CDS encoding bile acid:sodium symporter family protein, translated to MQQFADVFMPLSIALIMLGIGLDLCIKDFRRVFAHPRAIITGLLSQIFLLPLIAFLLIFFWPIDPVYKIGIMLLAGCPGGTASNLVTKMLKGKVALSVSLTAFNSFIILFSIPLVIQFSFAVFGNNGAAVELSFGQTMADVLLTVILPVMAGILLNELFGHKFGEKFHKALRYILPAIMLLAFIVVIFFDENQRNVEYLKHLNLFIPLIILNFTTIIAGYFAARHMKLKHSSAYTIAVEMGLQNSVLALFIANQLLKDKDISLVAIVYGSFSLITTFLGGWILKHYFKKEKNERA
- a CDS encoding sugar porter family MFS transporter; its protein translation is MNKIFVWSISAALAGFLFGFDTVVISGADKQLQDLWGTSDAFHGSIVMAMALWGTVFGAIFGGIPTNKFGRKNTLLVIGMLYLLSALGSAFANDPITFAVFRFLGGLGVGASTIAAPTYVSEIAPPKDRGRLVSLYQFNIVLGILIAYLSNYLLRDTGAQPWRWMVGVEAIPAFIYIIFVIFIPKSPRWLISKSKNEEAAKILQEINPEADLKQRMLDIQKQSENQITGENIFLKKYRFPLILAFLVAFFNQLSGINAFLYYAPRIFESAGLEANTALLSSIGIGVVNLLFTLLGVFLIDKVGRKQLMFVGSIGYIVSLSLVAAAFFLDWGGLWVPIFLFLFIAAHAIGQGAVIWVFISEIFPNHLRASGQAFGSSTHWVLAAIVPSLVPVLFTTIGPGYVFAFFAFMMVLQLLFVIFMMPETKGKTLEELGEELSLARE
- a CDS encoding carbohydrate kinase family protein; its protein translation is MKQPTAVCFGEILYDVFPDGKRIGGAPLNVASRLSGLGISTEMISKVGDDEKGRKLISFLESKNIKTENIAKDAEYPTGVVNVKLSESGSATYEITQPVAWDKIQISEEIKNSVQQADAFIFGSLVCRDKVSRETLLELLPVAKYRIFDINLRPPYYKKEVLINLMNQADFIKFNDDELFEIAALLGSPYNSIEQNLQFISEKTNTKNICITKGPHGALLLKDGERFYNSGFKVKVKDTVGAGDSFLASLVAGLLKEEEPQSTLNFACAVGALVAGEEGANPEISKERIQKFIFPY